The nucleotide window GTTTTCTCCATTTTTAAAAGCTTGCTTATAACTTGGCTATGGCACAAAGGACCACAAAGCACAAAGTTACGCTAAGAGAATATGGATCTATGTGGCCGAATTGCCTCCGCCGGCCGGTGCTACCAAGCCACCCAGTTCTTTGTCGATGAGGAACAGTCCGGATTTCTCATTGCCCGCTAATGCCATTTTATCCAGGATGCCATTCACCAGGTTTTCTTCTTCCAACTGTTCGGTTATGAACCATTGCAGAAAATTTGCCGTGGTGTAATCTTTCTCCGTTGTGCTGACATGGTAGAGCTCATTGATTGAAGCCGTGATGTATTGCTCATGCTTCAACACTTCCTGGAACAATTTATGCAACGACTCAAACTGGGACGGAGGCTGCTCGATCTGCTGGATGACCGAATACCCGCTACGGTCGTTCAGATGGTGAACAAATTTGAGCTGATGCATCCGTTCTTCGTCGGAATGTTTATAAAGAAACGCTGCAGCGCCCTGGTAACCATTCTTCTGGCACCAGGATGCCATCGACAGGTAAAGACGGGATGAATATTCTTCCTTTTTGATTTGTTCGTTAACTGCTTTGTCAACTTTTTTTGAAATCATGATATGTTGTGTTTTAAGGTTCTGCTTTCAAAGATAATAAGAAGACAGAAGTCAGAAGACAGAAGACTGAATTATTTCACTGCAGATAACGCAGATTTACGCAGATTGTTCACAGAAGGCATGGGGGCATGGGGGCATGGAAGCATGGGAGCAGGGATGGTATGAAAAGACGAACCCCGTCAGTTATTGCCGGCGGGGCTGTCTACTCGATTAGCTGCTTGGTGATTTGCTTTTTTGTTATCGGATTATGCTCATTTTCTTTGTATCACTTAGCTTTCCATTAAAAAGCAGTGAATAAAAGTAAGTTCCCGATATAAGGTCAGAGTTCGTAAAGTCAACTTTGTAAGTTCCTTTATCTTTTATACCCTCATTTATCTGCCTCATTTCTTTCCCTGTCAGGTCGGTGATAGAAATAGTAACGTGAACTTGTTTTTCAATCTTATACCATATTTGTGTATTTTCCGAGAACGGATTTGGAACATTTTGCAACAAACTGCCATAAGCTATGTTTGTAAGGTTTTGATGCAGTTTCTCACTCATGGTTTCACCGGGTAGTAATGATAACAAATAGTCCCTATGCTCAAAGTATTTTTCTTTGGATTCAGGTTTAAACTGCTTTAAATTTCCTGTATAAGTAGATTTCAATCCCTGGTTTTCCATGAGAAAATACACATAGCCCAAATCTATAATGGCAAAAACACTGTCTTCGAGGCATGAGGGATTAGTAATTTTGTTTTCATACCAACTAATAGCAAGGGGCCAGTTTTCAAGTTTAACATCGCATTTATTAGCAAGAATATCCCCTAATTTTACAAGGACTGTATCGGCCGCGATTGAATCGTTTGTTTGGTAATATTCTTTAAGCCCTGAATAATCCGCAGCAACGTATTCTTCCAACCTTAGTAGTTCTTTCATTGCTGCCTGTGTGTAATCCGATTTAGGGTATTGTTGAATAAAGAGTTGGAATAAGTTTTTGGCAACGGTATAATTCCCATTCTCAAACTGTTCTAAAGCACTCGTGTACATATCTATAATTGGATCGGGGACTATGCCACCTCCACCCGGACACCAGGTAGGATTGTAGATGAAGTATGTGCTTGGATAAAAGTCTTCGCTGGCATCGAAGTTATCACCCCAGCAATTATAGCGTATATCTTTCTGATTAATTCTTGTACTTCCGGCCGGATATGCAAAATATAGCAGTGGATCGTATGGATTTCCGGCATTGTCCTCATCAATTATTGCGTTGTACCTGAAATACCATGGGAAACTATATTTTGAAGCGTAAACTTCATAACTCGTGTTATCCTTGATTTGTTGGGTTTGTGCGTATGTTTGAGCTCCCGGATTGCCGAATAAGGCCACATTACAATTATTCATCAGGCTTAATCCTATCTGGTTATTATGAATATTGTTGCCGGCAATTGAACCTGTAGCATCATAAGCCAATATACCGGTTTGATTACAATCGTGGATATTATTGCCATAAATACTCTGATTACCGGTATTGCCATTACCTGAATTACAGATTTGTATTCCATTGTGATATGCTTTTATGTTGTTGTTTTCAATGAAATACTTCCCATAATTCCAAAGGTCAACTCCAACATGCATATTTGTATTGGAAATAGTACAACCTGAAACAGTTGCTATTAAATTGGGGTCGTTTACCTGGTTTTCGAGATAAAGCCAGGTTTCAAGGAGGGTTGAATTGTTCACCGTAACATTGCCACGATGAGAATAAACCCAATGGCAGTCATTAAATGTGCAATTGTTCATCGTAAGGCTTGCCCCATAATTATGGAAATCTGATTTAGTAAATGTTGTTCCGGTAAAAGAGGTTTGCAAGGCATTGTTGTTTAGGTATAAACCGCCAAAAGAACTTGATGTACTATTGTTGCCAATCGTTACATTTTGTCCCACCTGGATATTGCCATTTATTTGAATGCTATTGTTATTATTACCGAGAAATATAACATCATCCTCAATAATAAGATTAGCACCTGGATCAACTAATAAATCTGCCAAATTATTTCCAAAATATAAACCTAACCCATCTTCAAGAGTCAGACTAACACCGGGATCAATTATTAATTCTCCCCCAACTAAGAAATTTCCCTGAACTGATTGGGTGTTTTCTACATTTCCAGAAATTCCACACAAAGAAAGTAAATCTTCATTAAACGAAATATCAGTAAACTCTTGGGGATCTTCAGGGTCATAACCAGTATATTTTGGATAATAATAACCGTAAGATGACCACGTGTCCAGATTATTGGCATAATCAAATGCTTCTTCCATTTGTACAAAACCATCCCCATCTAAATCAGGGTTGTGGTCGCCGGGATGCCCTACCATTTCAGGATAATTATAAAAAGGAAATAAGCCAACTTCATGCGATTCTTCCCAAGGATAATCGTTGTGTGGATAATATCCACGGGCTGCGGCTGTCCAGTAATATACAAATTCATCGTAGTTAGCTCCTGTAATCCATATTTCTGCCCATGATGATTCATCATCTGATGCGGTTTGAATTGACCTGTTTTTACAGTTCACGTTATAATTAACAAAGTCTGACAACTCAACTTCAAAACCACCAATCTGACATGGCTCCAATACGGCAATTATCTGTGCACAATTAATATCCTCAAGGTATTGTGCAAGTTCAAAATCTCCCAGATCATCACCCGGAAGGTTAATATAAGAGTGCCCGCCACTCATATAGCCATGATCATCCACAAAAATAAATAAGCCGTCTTCAGGTCCTAATTCCGGAATTTCAGGTGATGTGTTGGTTTCGCCTGACATCTCCTGGAAAGTGTGGTGGATGCTTGTTTTATAGGCATTATAGTCAATATCATCTGCTCCATCATTGTCAAAGTCAGCACCAAACACACTTGAGCTATTTACGTAATGGATAAAAATATTTTCTTTGGTATATCCGTAAACATCAAGCAGTGTACAGTAAATAGCCGAAATATCGTTCCAATAACGGTCCTGGTCGGCACCGTTAATAATTACTGCATACAAATTTGGATTGGGGTCAAGCCCGTTAATTGTTGCATTGGGGTTTACCGGTAAATCAACCGGTGTTGACCTTGTCATTTCCGAAATGGCTGTGTAGGCCTTTTTCCAATCAACCGGGAAAAAGTCTTTATTTACAATTTGGTATGCCCCGGTGGATTCATTTACAAAAATATACCTGCAGGGGTGTGCCCAGTTAGCAAAAGGCCTGTCGTCAACAAAATACACCCAGTTGGACGAATAAGGCATGTTGACTGATTCACCGTTTTCAAGCAAAATTGTACCCTGGCCAGATTTTACTACATCAAGCATAAAAACATCTATCCGGTCAAGTTCACCGGACAGTACCTGGCTTAAAACAAGGTTGGTGGCTTGCTGGCTTGTAAATTGGGCCAGCGCAGGAAAAACACACAGGCAAATAATTGTCGGTTAAA belongs to Bacteroidales bacterium and includes:
- a CDS encoding T9SS type A sorting domain-containing protein, whose translation is MLDVVKSGQGTILLENGESVNMPYSSNWVYFVDDRPFANWAHPCRYIFVNESTGAYQIVNKDFFPVDWKKAYTAISEMTRSTPVDLPVNPNATINGLDPNPNLYAVIINGADQDRYWNDISAIYCTLLDVYGYTKENIFIHYVNSSSVFGADFDNDGADDIDYNAYKTSIHHTFQEMSGETNTSPEIPELGPEDGLFIFVDDHGYMSGGHSYINLPGDDLGDFELAQYLEDINCAQIIAVLEPCQIGGFEVELSDFVNYNVNCKNRSIQTASDDESSWAEIWITGANYDEFVYYWTAAARGYYPHNDYPWEESHEVGLFPFYNYPEMVGHPGDHNPDLDGDGFVQMEEAFDYANNLDTWSSYGYYYPKYTGYDPEDPQEFTDISFNEDLLSLCGISGNVENTQSVQGNFLVGGELIIDPGVSLTLEDGLGLYFGNNLADLLVDPGANLIIEDDVIFLGNNNNSIQINGNIQVGQNVTIGNNSTSSSFGGLYLNNNALQTSFTGTTFTKSDFHNYGASLTMNNCTFNDCHWVYSHRGNVTVNNSTLLETWLYLENQVNDPNLIATVSGCTISNTNMHVGVDLWNYGKYFIENNNIKAYHNGIQICNSGNGNTGNQSIYGNNIHDCNQTGILAYDATGSIAGNNIHNNQIGLSLMNNCNVALFGNPGAQTYAQTQQIKDNTSYEVYASKYSFPWYFRYNAIIDEDNAGNPYDPLLYFAYPAGSTRINQKDIRYNCWGDNFDASEDFYPSTYFIYNPTWCPGGGGIVPDPIIDMYTSALEQFENGNYTVAKNLFQLFIQQYPKSDYTQAAMKELLRLEEYVAADYSGLKEYYQTNDSIAADTVLVKLGDILANKCDVKLENWPLAISWYENKITNPSCLEDSVFAIIDLGYVYFLMENQGLKSTYTGNLKQFKPESKEKYFEHRDYLLSLLPGETMSEKLHQNLTNIAYGSLLQNVPNPFSENTQIWYKIEKQVHVTISITDLTGKEMRQINEGIKDKGTYKVDFTNSDLISGTYFYSLLFNGKLSDTKKMSIIR
- a CDS encoding ferritin, whose protein sequence is MISKKVDKAVNEQIKKEEYSSRLYLSMASWCQKNGYQGAAAFLYKHSDEERMHQLKFVHHLNDRSGYSVIQQIEQPPSQFESLHKLFQEVLKHEQYITASINELYHVSTTEKDYTTANFLQWFITEQLEEENLVNGILDKMALAGNEKSGLFLIDKELGGLVAPAGGGNSAT